The DNA region ATCGTCGATGGGGGAGAGACGCAGCGGCATGTCGAGAGAAAGTTCGATGTGGTCACCGTCTTTCCAGGTGCGGTCGAGATTGGCCCAAGTGCCGGGGGTGAGAGCGGTGTCGATGGCGTTGCCGTTTACAGTCACCTTTGTTTGATGGCCAGCCCATGCTGGGACACGCAGAGCAATGGTGAAGCGTTCGGGATGGGTGAGTGCAAGATGCATACTGGCGTCTCCGTTCGCCGGGTATTGGGTGTGCTGGGTGAGCGAGACATGCGCGCTTCCCTGCTGCCAGGTGATGCGCGACGGGACGTAGAGGTTGACATTGATGCCTTTGGCGCTGCGCAGGTAGGAGCTAATGCCGTAGTCGGCGGTGAGCTGCGGGAAGGTGCCGGAACAGCAGGGCCACTTCTGTTCGTAGTAGACCTTCTTCGCATCGTGGTTATAGTCGGCGTAGTAGAAGCTGACGCCGTCTGGCTGGATGGGGCGAGCACCGAGGATGGTGTTGTAAAGTACGGTCTCCATGCTGTCGCCGTAGCGGCTATCGCCGGTAACGCGCATGAGGTAGCGAGTGATTTTGAAGTGGCCGTAGGCGCCGCAAGGAGTCTCGAAGCTGCTGTGGGTGGAGGCGAGACTTTCGGCGAGGCCGTTGCCGTCGGGCTGCTGGAAGGTCTCGTTCGGTCCCCAGCCTCCGGTGGCGAAGCTTTGCTGTTGAACGAAGGCGAAGCCGTTGCGGGCGGCGGTAAGGTGCTTCCGACTGCCATCCGTAAGGTAGGACTGCATAGCAGAGCAAAGGGCATTGACGTGGCTGTAGGCGTGTTGGCCGGGGAGCACGTTTTTGTTTTCGGAGAGCGGGCCGAAGTAGGTGTCGTCTTCGAGGAAGCGTCGGGCGAGTAGACGATAGCGGTCGCCTGCTCCGCGCTGATAGGCGAGATAGAAGTTTTCGGGCAGGGTGTAGGTCTCGTCCCAGGTGAAGGAGATGTTCTTATGAGGGCGAGCCAACATCTCTTCGCGGTTGAGAGCTTTGGGCGGAAGAAAGGGGAGGACAGCATCCGTGGCGCGATTGAGAACGGCGAGAGCGTGGGGGTCGCCGGCGAACTGATGAGCGTCGATGAGGCCGCAGTTGGTCTTGTCGAAGGTGTAGGCGGGAATGCAGTAGTCGTCGTAAAACTTCTTGCTGACGGTAGGAGAGAAACCGGCGACGAGTCGTTGGACCTTAGCCTGAGTGGCCTTGTCTCCGGTGACTGCGTAGGCACGAGCGAGACCGGAGAGATATTGGCCGAAGCTGTGGCCCGGGATGTAACCGGTCATGTCTTTGGGCGGATCGAAGAGGGGGGATGGCGAATACCAGCCACCCATGTCTTCGCCGGGCGCGGGGAGACCGGAGAGCTGACGGAAGGGCTTGAGGAGGCTGTCTTCGTTGAGATTGAGGAAGAGCTGGTGGTTGTGGCGGAACTGCTCAAGCATGGGACCGTCGAGAAGCTGGACATCCTGATATTCGAACTGCGTCAGCGGCGTCGCAGATGTCATCGCTGCAGACGACGCAGCAAATGCAGGCGTGCTGCGAAGGACAGCGGCACCGGCAGCCAGGGCTGCGCTACTTTTGAGGAAAATTCGACGGGTTGGCTTGGGCATAAATGGAATCCTCGTGTCGGTGGGGTTGTGCCGTTAATGAGATTGAGAAATCGTTTACTTTTTATTCCCGCCTAAGAATGCTTCACGAAACGGGATGAGGTTACCACTGCCGTATTGCAGGTGTAAACCTCATCCTGTTTGACGTGCTCCGCAAGAAATAAAGAGGAACACTAATGGGCTGGCGTTGCGGGAGGGGCCTCCTGCAGTGCGTACTTTGTATGACCCTGCTGATTGTGCGCCTTAGCGTTCTCAAGTTGTTTGACGAGCAATGCTGCCTTGTCCGCGTGCTTCAATTTGTGTTCGGCGAGAAGCTCCTGATAGATGGCGGCTTCATCGTAAGGATCGATCTTAAGAGCCTCGTGGGCTTGAGCGACCACACCTTCAAAGTCCTTGCTCCGCATGAGAAGAACGCAGAGAAGATCGTGCGCGGGAAGGTAGGCCGGTTCGAGCTTAACGGCGCGCCGTGCCGTAATGAGTGCTTTGTCGTTGAGCTTTTCGTCACCATTCGCAGCCTCAGAGAGCGCCTCGGCATAGAGATATTGCAAGAGAGCGTCATCGGGGTGCAACTGGCTTTGACGAGCGAAGATGGCAATCGCCGCGGCAGGGTCATGCTTCTGGCTGAAGAGCATCCCCATCGCGTCCTCCGCGAAAGACAACTGTGGATCTAGACGATGCGCCTCTTCAAAATCGCTGAGAGCGGCGTCCATTTGCGTCATCTGCTCTTCGAGAACGCCGCGGGCGAGATAGAGGCGCGCCTCTTTCGGAAGCTGTTTGATGCCGAGGGTCATGAAATCGACACCGACCTTGAAGGCGCCGTGATTAAAGCAGACAACAGAGAAATCAAGATAGGCAGTGATATTTTGGGGATTGAGCTCAAGCGCTTTGCGGAACCATTCGACCGCTTTGGGAGTGTCGTTATCGGCTTCGGCGATTTGGGCGGCGAGCAGGAAGGCACTGCTGTCGCGAGAATCCATGCCGAGTAGAGGTTGAAGCGTGCTGAGCGCAGCCGGTCGGTCCTTTGCGGCATCCTGGGCATATGCGAGGGCAGTTCGGTTCTCGCTTGTATCTGCGAGAGCAAGTAATTGTGTGA from Edaphobacter paludis includes:
- a CDS encoding beta-L-arabinofuranosidase domain-containing protein, which encodes MPKPTRRIFLKSSAALAAGAAVLRSTPAFAASSAAMTSATPLTQFEYQDVQLLDGPMLEQFRHNHQLFLNLNEDSLLKPFRQLSGLPAPGEDMGGWYSPSPLFDPPKDMTGYIPGHSFGQYLSGLARAYAVTGDKATQAKVQRLVAGFSPTVSKKFYDDYCIPAYTFDKTNCGLIDAHQFAGDPHALAVLNRATDAVLPFLPPKALNREEMLARPHKNISFTWDETYTLPENFYLAYQRGAGDRYRLLARRFLEDDTYFGPLSENKNVLPGQHAYSHVNALCSAMQSYLTDGSRKHLTAARNGFAFVQQQSFATGGWGPNETFQQPDGNGLAESLASTHSSFETPCGAYGHFKITRYLMRVTGDSRYGDSMETVLYNTILGARPIQPDGVSFYYADYNHDAKKVYYEQKWPCCSGTFPQLTADYGISSYLRSAKGINVNLYVPSRITWQQGSAHVSLTQHTQYPANGDASMHLALTHPERFTIALRVPAWAGHQTKVTVNGNAIDTALTPGTWANLDRTWKDGDHIELSLDMPLRLSPIDDRHQNLVALLYGPVALFAIDPVAQTITRNQLLAAQRIGNSSAWEVATGSGKVRMVPYSEINNESYRLYQQT
- a CDS encoding tetratricopeptide repeat protein, which produces MQKQEIYRLLTTRQFQQAEQSAITYLTAAPRDCNVRVMLGIALREQSKVEPAFKAFQTAATHCPQSVAAVEGAAETAFQLHEPQAKNLVLQAIKLRPTDQTGYAMLGAIDALTGDCSGAVENYAKAPNLVRGNIPALRQYGECLISLDQPAAAVPLFTQLLALADTSENRTALAYAQDAAKDRPAALSTLQPLLGMDSRDSSAFLLAAQIAEADNDTPKAVEWFRKALELNPQNITAYLDFSVVCFNHGAFKVGVDFMTLGIKQLPKEARLYLARGVLEEQMTQMDAALSDFEEAHRLDPQLSFAEDAMGMLFSQKHDPAAAIAIFARQSQLHPDDALLQYLYAEALSEAANGDEKLNDKALITARRAVKLEPAYLPAHDLLCVLLMRSKDFEGVVAQAHEALKIDPYDEAAIYQELLAEHKLKHADKAALLVKQLENAKAHNQQGHTKYALQEAPPATPAH